The following are encoded in a window of Treponema rectale genomic DNA:
- a CDS encoding ABC transporter permease: protein MKAAAKKPVWLVIARRELEAYFTSPIAYIVCALFLIFSGFLFFSTFFLNKRAELRYFFELLPTLFSFFIPALTMRIFSEEKRSGTMETLITLPVKTSSIVAGKYAASVVSSIALLVPTLFYVIMCYAFGTPDKGPIIGGYIGAVLLAASYTAIGVFASSITKNQIISFFVSFAICFALGMLSDFAVLVSSAFVPFVTFISAKSHFASISRGIVDLRDILYFVSVIVIFVALTVQKIQDTKRG from the coding sequence ATGAAAGCTGCTGCTAAAAAACCGGTATGGCTTGTGATTGCACGTCGTGAGCTTGAAGCATATTTTACCAGTCCGATTGCATATATAGTATGTGCACTTTTTTTAATTTTTTCAGGATTTTTGTTTTTTTCAACATTCTTTTTGAATAAGCGTGCTGAACTGAGGTATTTTTTTGAACTGCTGCCTACATTATTCAGTTTCTTTATTCCAGCTCTTACAATGCGAATCTTTAGTGAAGAAAAACGCAGCGGAACAATGGAAACTTTAATAACACTTCCTGTTAAGACTTCGTCTATTGTTGCAGGAAAATATGCAGCTTCCGTAGTTTCGTCGATAGCACTGCTGGTTCCTACTTTATTCTATGTAATAATGTGTTACGCTTTTGGAACTCCTGATAAAGGTCCGATTATTGGCGGTTACATAGGGGCAGTTCTGCTTGCGGCTTCTTATACGGCTATTGGAGTATTTGCATCTTCAATTACAAAGAATCAGATAATATCATTTTTTGTTTCTTTTGCAATTTGTTTTGCTTTAGGGATGCTTTCTGATTTTGCTGTACTTGTATCTTCTGCATTCGTTCCGTTTGTTACATTTATAAGTGCAAAGAGTCATTTTGCTTCTATTTCGAGGGGTATAGTTGATTTGCGGGACATACTTTATTTTGTTTCTGTAATTGTTATTTTCGTAGCCCTTACAGTTCAGAAAATTCAGGATACGAAAAGAGGTTAA